One genomic region from Vitis riparia cultivar Riparia Gloire de Montpellier isolate 1030 chromosome 17, EGFV_Vit.rip_1.0, whole genome shotgun sequence encodes:
- the LOC117934406 gene encoding uncharacterized protein LOC117934406 isoform X2, whose translation MSASKAKLLCNFGGEFTRQLGKLSYMGGKTRLVLVDRSVSFDELRSKLSQLTCACPFSIEIKYQLPDESLESRLVSVECEDDVVAMMSEFEASQRIQVYIFASDHRESASPVVAQPVFSGPASTHGDNATPIYPQELNDCENDLFMSHRVGEGISQASVDSHTSPALSELVNGRESDTLTVGQEFPDARCFRDALVASAIASKFELTFIRSDRSRVTARCAADDCQWRIHASKLPDGETFQIKTLKGKHSCVWPERSSHRQANMKWILSCIMDRVRENINYKPKEIMRDIEQEYGVIIPYLKAHRAKERALESIFGMPIKDIVLNQAEVHNLENDLHTILDQRKKKPLKGSSVHCNLCRKAGHNRRSCIKLSQNESQASSLKEKNFHCMLCKQSGHNRRTCQCKVEQVWIK comes from the exons ATGTCCGCCTCCAAAGCCAAGCTCCTCTGCAACTTCGGCGGCGAGTTCACTCGCCAACTGGGCAAACTCAGCTATATGGGAGGCAAGACTCGGCTGGTCCTCGTCGACCGCTCAGTCAGTTTCGACGAACTTCGATCGAAACTGAGTCAACTCACTTGCGCTTGTCCATTCTCCATCGAGATCAAGTATCAGCTTCCCGACGAGAGCTTGGAGTCTCGCCTCGTCTCCGTCGAGTGCGAAGACGACGTCGTTGCGATGATGAGCGAGTTCGAGGCTTCGCAGAGGATTCAGGTTTACATCTTCGCTTCGGACCACAG GGAGAGTGCTAGTCCAGTTGTTGCCCAACCAGTATTTAGTGGTCCAGCCTCAACTCATGG AGACAATGCAACACCTATTTATCCCCAGGAGCTAAATGATTGTGAAAATGACCTATTTATGTCGCATAG AGTTGGTGAAGGTATTTCCCAGGCTTCTGTAGATAGCCACACCAGTCCAGCATTATCAGAATTGGTTAATGGAAGAGAAAGTGATACCTTAACTGTTGGCCAGGAATTCCCTGATGCACGCTGCTTTCGTGATGCATTAGTAGCTTCTGCCATTGCCTCGAAGTTTGAACTAACGTTTATCAGATCAGACCGGTCTCGAGTAACTGCTCGATGTGCTGCAGATGATTGTCAATGGCGAATACATGCATCTAAGCTCCCAGATGGTGAAACTTTCCAAATTAAGACATTGAAGGGGAAGCATTCTTGTGTATGGCCAGAGCGTTCTAGTCATCGCCAAGCAAACATGAAATGGATCTTAAGTTGTATCATGGACCGTGTTCGAGAAAACATTAATTACAAACCCAAGGAAATTATGAGAGATATTGAACAAgaatatggtgtcattattCCTTATTTAAAGGCTCATCGTGCTAAAGAGCGGGCTCTAGAATCTATATTTGGGATGCCGATTAAGGATATAGTTCTTAATCAAGCTGAAGTTCATAATTTGGAGAATGACCTACATACTATTCTGGATCAGAGAAAAAAGAAGCCTCTAAAAGGGAGTTCGGTTCATTGCAATCTGTGCAGAAAGGCAGGACATAATCGTAGGAGTTGCATAAAGTTGAGTCAGAATGAAAGCCAGGCTTCCAGTctcaaagaaaaaaacttcCATTGCATGCTTTGCAAACAAAGTGGACATAACAGGAGGACATGCCAATGCAAG GTGGaacaagtttggataaaataG
- the LOC117934406 gene encoding uncharacterized protein LOC117934406 isoform X4 has protein sequence MSASKAKLLCNFGGEFTRQLGKLSYMGGKTRLVLVDRSVSFDELRSKLSQLTCACPFSIEIKYQLPDESLESRLVSVECEDDVVAMMSEFEASQRIQVYIFASDHRVGEGISQASVDSHTSPALSELVNGRESDTLTVGQEFPDARCFRDALVASAIASKFELTFIRSDRSRVTARCAADDCQWRIHASKLPDGETFQIKTLKGKHSCVWPERSSHRQANMKWILSCIMDRVRENINYKPKEIMRDIEQEYGVIIPYLKAHRAKERALESIFGMPIKDIVLNQAEVHNLENDLHTILDQRKKKPLKGSSVHCNLCRKAGHNRRSCIKLSQNESQASSLKEKNFHCMLCKQSGHNRRTCQCKVSSWLTYY, from the exons ATGTCCGCCTCCAAAGCCAAGCTCCTCTGCAACTTCGGCGGCGAGTTCACTCGCCAACTGGGCAAACTCAGCTATATGGGAGGCAAGACTCGGCTGGTCCTCGTCGACCGCTCAGTCAGTTTCGACGAACTTCGATCGAAACTGAGTCAACTCACTTGCGCTTGTCCATTCTCCATCGAGATCAAGTATCAGCTTCCCGACGAGAGCTTGGAGTCTCGCCTCGTCTCCGTCGAGTGCGAAGACGACGTCGTTGCGATGATGAGCGAGTTCGAGGCTTCGCAGAGGATTCAGGTTTACATCTTCGCTTCGGACCACAG AGTTGGTGAAGGTATTTCCCAGGCTTCTGTAGATAGCCACACCAGTCCAGCATTATCAGAATTGGTTAATGGAAGAGAAAGTGATACCTTAACTGTTGGCCAGGAATTCCCTGATGCACGCTGCTTTCGTGATGCATTAGTAGCTTCTGCCATTGCCTCGAAGTTTGAACTAACGTTTATCAGATCAGACCGGTCTCGAGTAACTGCTCGATGTGCTGCAGATGATTGTCAATGGCGAATACATGCATCTAAGCTCCCAGATGGTGAAACTTTCCAAATTAAGACATTGAAGGGGAAGCATTCTTGTGTATGGCCAGAGCGTTCTAGTCATCGCCAAGCAAACATGAAATGGATCTTAAGTTGTATCATGGACCGTGTTCGAGAAAACATTAATTACAAACCCAAGGAAATTATGAGAGATATTGAACAAgaatatggtgtcattattCCTTATTTAAAGGCTCATCGTGCTAAAGAGCGGGCTCTAGAATCTATATTTGGGATGCCGATTAAGGATATAGTTCTTAATCAAGCTGAAGTTCATAATTTGGAGAATGACCTACATACTATTCTGGATCAGAGAAAAAAGAAGCCTCTAAAAGGGAGTTCGGTTCATTGCAATCTGTGCAGAAAGGCAGGACATAATCGTAGGAGTTGCATAAAGTTGAGTCAGAATGAAAGCCAGGCTTCCAGTctcaaagaaaaaaacttcCATTGCATGCTTTGCAAACAAAGTGGACATAACAGGAGGACATGCCAATGCAAGGTTAGTTCTTGGCTGACCTACTAttaa
- the LOC117934406 gene encoding uncharacterized protein LOC117934406 isoform X1, with amino-acid sequence MSASKAKLLCNFGGEFTRQLGKLSYMGGKTRLVLVDRSVSFDELRSKLSQLTCACPFSIEIKYQLPDESLESRLVSVECEDDVVAMMSEFEASQRIQVYIFASDHRESASPVVAQPVFSGPASTHGDNATPIYPQELNDCENDLFMSHRVGEGISQASVDSHTSPALSELVNGRESDTLTVGQEFPDARCFRDALVASAIASKFELTFIRSDRSRVTARCAADDCQWRIHASKLPDGETFQIKTLKGKHSCVWPERSSHRQANMKWILSCIMDRVRENINYKPKEIMRDIEQEYGVIIPYLKAHRAKERALESIFGMPIKDIVLNQAEVHNLENDLHTILDQRKKKPLKGSSVHCNLCRKAGHNRRSCIKLSQNESQASSLKEKNFHCMLCKQSGHNRRTCQCKQVEQVWIK; translated from the exons ATGTCCGCCTCCAAAGCCAAGCTCCTCTGCAACTTCGGCGGCGAGTTCACTCGCCAACTGGGCAAACTCAGCTATATGGGAGGCAAGACTCGGCTGGTCCTCGTCGACCGCTCAGTCAGTTTCGACGAACTTCGATCGAAACTGAGTCAACTCACTTGCGCTTGTCCATTCTCCATCGAGATCAAGTATCAGCTTCCCGACGAGAGCTTGGAGTCTCGCCTCGTCTCCGTCGAGTGCGAAGACGACGTCGTTGCGATGATGAGCGAGTTCGAGGCTTCGCAGAGGATTCAGGTTTACATCTTCGCTTCGGACCACAG GGAGAGTGCTAGTCCAGTTGTTGCCCAACCAGTATTTAGTGGTCCAGCCTCAACTCATGG AGACAATGCAACACCTATTTATCCCCAGGAGCTAAATGATTGTGAAAATGACCTATTTATGTCGCATAG AGTTGGTGAAGGTATTTCCCAGGCTTCTGTAGATAGCCACACCAGTCCAGCATTATCAGAATTGGTTAATGGAAGAGAAAGTGATACCTTAACTGTTGGCCAGGAATTCCCTGATGCACGCTGCTTTCGTGATGCATTAGTAGCTTCTGCCATTGCCTCGAAGTTTGAACTAACGTTTATCAGATCAGACCGGTCTCGAGTAACTGCTCGATGTGCTGCAGATGATTGTCAATGGCGAATACATGCATCTAAGCTCCCAGATGGTGAAACTTTCCAAATTAAGACATTGAAGGGGAAGCATTCTTGTGTATGGCCAGAGCGTTCTAGTCATCGCCAAGCAAACATGAAATGGATCTTAAGTTGTATCATGGACCGTGTTCGAGAAAACATTAATTACAAACCCAAGGAAATTATGAGAGATATTGAACAAgaatatggtgtcattattCCTTATTTAAAGGCTCATCGTGCTAAAGAGCGGGCTCTAGAATCTATATTTGGGATGCCGATTAAGGATATAGTTCTTAATCAAGCTGAAGTTCATAATTTGGAGAATGACCTACATACTATTCTGGATCAGAGAAAAAAGAAGCCTCTAAAAGGGAGTTCGGTTCATTGCAATCTGTGCAGAAAGGCAGGACATAATCGTAGGAGTTGCATAAAGTTGAGTCAGAATGAAAGCCAGGCTTCCAGTctcaaagaaaaaaacttcCATTGCATGCTTTGCAAACAAAGTGGACATAACAGGAGGACATGCCAATGCAAG CAGGTGGaacaagtttggataaaataG
- the LOC117934406 gene encoding uncharacterized protein LOC117934406 isoform X3, with protein MSASKAKLLCNFGGEFTRQLGKLSYMGGKTRLVLVDRSVSFDELRSKLSQLTCACPFSIEIKYQLPDESLESRLVSVECEDDVVAMMSEFEASQRIQVYIFASDHRESASPVVAQPVFSGPASTHGVGEGISQASVDSHTSPALSELVNGRESDTLTVGQEFPDARCFRDALVASAIASKFELTFIRSDRSRVTARCAADDCQWRIHASKLPDGETFQIKTLKGKHSCVWPERSSHRQANMKWILSCIMDRVRENINYKPKEIMRDIEQEYGVIIPYLKAHRAKERALESIFGMPIKDIVLNQAEVHNLENDLHTILDQRKKKPLKGSSVHCNLCRKAGHNRRSCIKLSQNESQASSLKEKNFHCMLCKQSGHNRRTCQCKVSSWLTYY; from the exons ATGTCCGCCTCCAAAGCCAAGCTCCTCTGCAACTTCGGCGGCGAGTTCACTCGCCAACTGGGCAAACTCAGCTATATGGGAGGCAAGACTCGGCTGGTCCTCGTCGACCGCTCAGTCAGTTTCGACGAACTTCGATCGAAACTGAGTCAACTCACTTGCGCTTGTCCATTCTCCATCGAGATCAAGTATCAGCTTCCCGACGAGAGCTTGGAGTCTCGCCTCGTCTCCGTCGAGTGCGAAGACGACGTCGTTGCGATGATGAGCGAGTTCGAGGCTTCGCAGAGGATTCAGGTTTACATCTTCGCTTCGGACCACAG GGAGAGTGCTAGTCCAGTTGTTGCCCAACCAGTATTTAGTGGTCCAGCCTCAACTCATGG AGTTGGTGAAGGTATTTCCCAGGCTTCTGTAGATAGCCACACCAGTCCAGCATTATCAGAATTGGTTAATGGAAGAGAAAGTGATACCTTAACTGTTGGCCAGGAATTCCCTGATGCACGCTGCTTTCGTGATGCATTAGTAGCTTCTGCCATTGCCTCGAAGTTTGAACTAACGTTTATCAGATCAGACCGGTCTCGAGTAACTGCTCGATGTGCTGCAGATGATTGTCAATGGCGAATACATGCATCTAAGCTCCCAGATGGTGAAACTTTCCAAATTAAGACATTGAAGGGGAAGCATTCTTGTGTATGGCCAGAGCGTTCTAGTCATCGCCAAGCAAACATGAAATGGATCTTAAGTTGTATCATGGACCGTGTTCGAGAAAACATTAATTACAAACCCAAGGAAATTATGAGAGATATTGAACAAgaatatggtgtcattattCCTTATTTAAAGGCTCATCGTGCTAAAGAGCGGGCTCTAGAATCTATATTTGGGATGCCGATTAAGGATATAGTTCTTAATCAAGCTGAAGTTCATAATTTGGAGAATGACCTACATACTATTCTGGATCAGAGAAAAAAGAAGCCTCTAAAAGGGAGTTCGGTTCATTGCAATCTGTGCAGAAAGGCAGGACATAATCGTAGGAGTTGCATAAAGTTGAGTCAGAATGAAAGCCAGGCTTCCAGTctcaaagaaaaaaacttcCATTGCATGCTTTGCAAACAAAGTGGACATAACAGGAGGACATGCCAATGCAAGGTTAGTTCTTGGCTGACCTACTAttaa